CCGCGCTGGCCCAGGCGGTCAAGGACATCGACCTGTCGCTGGCCTACGCCATCTGGGGTGGCTTCGGCATTCTTGCCACCGTGGCCATGGGCTGGGCCCTGTTCGGCCAGCGCCTGGCCGGGCGCGGCTGGCTCGGCCTGGTGCTGCTGCTGGTAGGCATGAGCTTGCTCAAACTGGCTTGACAACACCCCTGCCAGAGCGCTCGGCCGAATGGTTTATGCACAATGGGCATTGATTGCTTGAGCGAAAGGCATGCCGACCGGCGCTACCATCGGTCTTTGCGCAAAGGCCTGTTTTTACTGACTTTGCCGGCTGCAGTGGAATAAGCAAACCCGCGCAAATAGCCTCTGGATCCAACATTTGGTGACTTTCATCACAAGCTTGTTCACAGAGTTATCCACAGGCTGTCAACTGCCCTGCGGTGCTATGTCGCGCTCCCCAAGCAGCAGCAAGTTGCGAGGCGTTAGCGGGTAGTCGCAGAACACGCCGACCCTCACCGCATAGCCTTGCTCCTGAAGGAACAAGGCGCGGTCGAGCACCAGCCACATTTCCAGGGGGCGGCGGAAGAGATTGCGTACCCGCTCGAGGTTGCGCACCTCGGCCAGGCGTCGCTGGCCGGCTGCTTCCAGGAAGGCCCAGTCGGGGTTGCCGCTGAGCATGACCTGCTTGAGTTCGGCCAGGTCGCGGCAGTACTGCTCGAAGGGCTTTGCCAGCCAACTGACCGGCAGCGATGGCGTGGGCAGGTAGTCGTCTATGCCACGTTGCTGGCGCTGCAGGAGGTCGAAGCCCAGGCGGCGGGCCATGGAGCTGTCACGCTGGCGGCGGGTGCGCAGGCTGGAGGTGACCGCTTCGCTCAGCGGCAGGCCCAGGTCTTCCTGGGTCAACGCCAGACTCGAGGCTCGGGCGGCGCGGGAGAGCGGCTGATAGGCCTGGCCCTGGATGCGGTTGTAGCAGCAGGGCGCAACGGCGATCTGCCGGCAACCCTGCTGGCTTGCCAGCTGCATGAGCCGAACATGCAGGTCGCCGCAGGCGTGCAGGGCGACCACGCTCTTGTCGCCGTCCAGGTGGCGAGCGCTGTCGGCGGCCATGACGTCCTGATGCACGTGGGTGGCAGGCAAGTGATGGTGCTCGCTCAGGGCCTTGCCGGCGCTGACCAGTTCGGCGTCGTACTCCAGGCAGGTCAGGCGCTGGCCGGGCTGTAGCAGGCGACGGCCCAGGTGGCCTTTGCCGGAACACCAGTCAAGCCAGTGTCGGGCGGGTTGACTGAACGCCAGGCGACGGCTGAAGGCTTCGATCTGCTGCCACTTGCGGCCGGGGACACCGACATCGAGGCGGTGGCCGGCGGGATGCAGGCCGGCGTGGGGCAGTTCGCCGACGGCGGACAGCTGCGCGGCTTTGGCGGCCAGTTGTGGGAAGGGGGCCGGGGCCTCGGGAGTGTCGAGGGACTCGGCTTGTTCGAGGGTACATTGGCGAAGCCAATGGGACAGTTCCGGGTGTTCGTCTTCCCACGCCAGGCGCAGGTGGGTGAACGGGCGTGGGTGCCACAGCGGCTGGTGCTGTGCGAGGAAGCGGTCGAGGGCCTGGAAGCGCTCGAGGAGCTGGTCGTTTTGCAGGCAGGATGTTGTGGTCATTCGAGCACCGGGGCGCGGTCGAGAGGGGCTGCTGTGCAGCCCCGAGGTCTTCATGGGCTCAACGTCCCTGGCAGGCATCCACGCGCAGCCAGCGCTCCAGTACCTTGAAGCCTTGCACCAGCACGAACGAGATCACCAGGTAGAACACCCCGGCGGCAAAGAAGATCTCCACCGGCAGGTAGGTGCGGGCGATGATGGTCCGCGCCATGCCGGTTAGCTCCAGCAACGTCACGGTGCTGGCCAGGGCGCTGGCCTTGAGCATCAGGATCACTTCGTTGCTGTAGGCCGGCAGGCCGATGCGCGTGGCGCGCGGCAGCATGATGTAGAACAACGTCTTGCCCCGCGACATGCCCAGTGCACGGGCCGCCTCGATCTCGCCCTTGGGGATCGCCTGCAGGGCGCCGCGCAGGATCTCGGCGATGTAGGCGGCGGTGTGCAGGGTCATGGTCAGCACCGTGCACCAGAACGGATCGCGCAGGTACGGCCACAGCGAGCTGTTGCGCACCACTTCGAACTGGGCCAGGCCATAGTAGACCAGGAACAGCTGCACCAGCAGCGGCGTGCCGCGGAAGAAGAAGATGTAGCCGTAGGGCAGGGCGCGCACGTACCAGTGCCGCGAAGAGCGCGCCACCCCCAGCGGAATGGCCAGGATCAGGCCGGCGATGACGGCGATGGCCACCAGCTCCAGGGTCAGGGTCGCGCCCTGGGCCAGGCGCGGCAGCCACTTGATGATGACTTCCCAGTTCATTTACTCGACCCTCATGAAGCCGCGAGCGGCGCGCTTTTCCAGGAAGTGCATGCCGATCATCGCGATGATGGTCAGGCCCAGGTAGATGCAGGCGGCGACCGCGTAGAAGGTGAACGGCTCCTTGGTCACGGTCACGCCGATCTGTGCGTGGCGCATGATTTCTTCAAGGCCGATCACCGACACCAGCGCGGTGTCCTTCATCAGGATCATGAACAGGTTGCCCAGGCCCGGCAGGGCGATGCGCCACATC
This window of the Pseudomonas mosselii genome carries:
- a CDS encoding ABC transporter permease; its protein translation is MNWEVIIKWLPRLAQGATLTLELVAIAVIAGLILAIPLGVARSSRHWYVRALPYGYIFFFRGTPLLVQLFLVYYGLAQFEVVRNSSLWPYLRDPFWCTVLTMTLHTAAYIAEILRGALQAIPKGEIEAARALGMSRGKTLFYIMLPRATRIGLPAYSNEVILMLKASALASTVTLLELTGMARTIIARTYLPVEIFFAAGVFYLVISFVLVQGFKVLERWLRVDACQGR
- a CDS encoding methyltransferase — its product is MTTTSCLQNDQLLERFQALDRFLAQHQPLWHPRPFTHLRLAWEDEHPELSHWLRQCTLEQAESLDTPEAPAPFPQLAAKAAQLSAVGELPHAGLHPAGHRLDVGVPGRKWQQIEAFSRRLAFSQPARHWLDWCSGKGHLGRRLLQPGQRLTCLEYDAELVSAGKALSEHHHLPATHVHQDVMAADSARHLDGDKSVVALHACGDLHVRLMQLASQQGCRQIAVAPCCYNRIQGQAYQPLSRAARASSLALTQEDLGLPLSEAVTSSLRTRRQRDSSMARRLGFDLLQRQQRGIDDYLPTPSLPVSWLAKPFEQYCRDLAELKQVMLSGNPDWAFLEAAGQRRLAEVRNLERVRNLFRRPLEMWLVLDRALFLQEQGYAVRVGVFCDYPLTPRNLLLLGERDIAPQGS
- the mdtI gene encoding multidrug/spermidine efflux SMR transporter subunit MdtI produces the protein MLMPFAWLGLAIVLEVLANLLLKYSEGFSRKGLGVASILCVLAAFTALAQAVKDIDLSLAYAIWGGFGILATVAMGWALFGQRLAGRGWLGLVLLLVGMSLLKLA